From Camelina sativa cultivar DH55 chromosome 20, Cs, whole genome shotgun sequence, the proteins below share one genomic window:
- the LOC104772138 gene encoding 40S ribosomal protein S14-3-like, with the protein MVLYFSPLNFLDYNFSSSGDAREPKEDNVTLGPTVREGELVFGVVHVFSSFSDTDTHATDLSGRETLARVTGRMKHKDDRIANTLAAQDVAQRCKELGITAIHVKHLVTGRKKIKNPGAGVQSVLRALVRSGLKIGRIEDVTLIPTNSTRRKSGRRGRRL; encoded by the exons ATGGTACTCTATTTCTCTCCATTGAACTTCTTAGATTATAATTTC TCGTCGAGTGGAGATGCCAGAGAACCAAAGGAGGACAATGTCACTTTAGGACCAACTGTTCGTGAGGGAGAGCTTGTTTTTGGAGTTGTTCACGTCTTTTCTTCCTTCAGTGACACTGACACA cATGCGACTGATCTCTCTGGAAGAGAAACTCTCGCTCGTGTTACTG GTAGAATGAAACATAAGGACGATCGTATTGCTAATACGCTTGCAGCTCAAGATGTTGCTCAAAGATGCAAG GAACTTGGCATCACAGCCATTCACGTGAAGCACCTTGTCACCGGACGCAAAAAGATCAAGAATCCAGGCGCTGGTGTTCAGTCAGTCCTCCGAGCTCTTGTTCGTTCAGGCTTGAAAATTGGTCGAATAG AGGATGTTACTCTAATTCCGACAAATAGTACCCGAAGAAAAAGTGGTAGAAGAGGAAGGCGTCTATAA
- the LOC104772137 gene encoding exportin-7-like, with protein MQNSALLPMESLAQLEAMCERLYNSQDSAERAHAENSLRCFSVNTDYISQCQYILDNSSKPYSLMLASSSLLKQVTDHTLPLNLRLDIRAYIVNYLATRGPKMQSFVIASLIQLLCRLTKFGWLDDDRFRDVVKESTNFLEQGSSDHYAIGLRILDQLVPEMNQPNPGLPSTHHRRVACNFRDQSLFQVFRIALTSLSYLKNDAAGRLQELALSLALRCVSFDFVGTSIDESTEEFGTVQIPTSWRSVLEDSSTLQIFFDYYGSTESPLSKEALECLVRLASVRRSLFTSDATRSNFLAHLMTGTKEILQTGNGLADHDNYHVFCRLLGRFRLNYQLSELVKMDGYGEWIQLVAEFTLKSLQSWQWASSSVYYLLGMWSRLVASVPYLKGDSPSLLDEFVPKITEGFIISRFNSVQASVLDDQTDHPLDKVEVLQDELDCFPYLCRFQYERTGTYIINTMEPLLQSYTERGQLQFADNSELAFIEAKLSWVVHIVAAVVKIKQCSGCSVETQEVLDAELSARVLRLVNVMDSGLHRQVLHLYDASITSSEEVIGHTLSLFLELASGYMTGKLLLKLDTVTFIISNHTREHFPFLEEYRCSRSRTTFYYTIGWLIFMEDSSIKFKTSMEPLLQVFRTLESTPDSMFRTDAVKFAVIGLMRDLRGIAMATSSRRSYGLLFDWLYPAHMPLLLRGISHWFDTPEVTTPLLKFMAELVHNKTQRLTFDSSSPNGILLFREVSKLIVAYGSRILALPNVADIYAFKYKGIWVSLTILSRALSGNYCNFGVFELYGDRALADALDIALKMTLAIPLADILAYRKLTKAYFGFVEVLCASHITFILKLDTATFMHLVGSLESGLKGLDTSISSQCAIAVDNLASYYFNNITMGEAPTSPASIRLAQHIADCPSLFPEILKTLFEIVLFEDCGNQWSLSRPMLSLILISEQIFSDLKAKILSSQPVDQHQRLSTCFDSLMTDISRGVDSKNRDKFTQNLTLFRHEFRVK; from the exons ATGCAGA ATTCTGCTTTGTTACCAATGGAGAGCTTGGCGCAACTTGAGGCGATGTGCGAGAGATTATACAACTCACAGGATTCAGCTGAGAGGGCTCACGCTGAAAATAGTCTGAGATGCTTTTCTGTGAATACGGATTATATTTCGCAATGTCAATACATTCTCGACAATTCATCAAAACCTTATTCCCTAATGCTCGCTAGCTCGAGTTTGTTGAAGCAAGTGACTGATCATACCCTTCCGCTGAATCTTCGCCTTGACATCA GGGCGTATATTGTGAACTATCTGGCTACAAGAGGACCGAAGATGCAATCATTTGTGATTGCTTCGCTCATTCAATTGCTTTGCCGACTCACAAAGTTTGGATGGTTAGATGATGATAGATTCCGGGATGTGGTCAAGGAATCTACAAACTTCTTGGAACAG GGTTCTTCGGATCACTATGCTATTGGTTTAAGAATTTTGGATCAACTTGTGCCGGAGATGAATCAG CCTAACCCAGGATTGCCCTCTACACATCACCGGAGGGTTGCATGCAACTTTAGGGATCAATCCTTATTTCAAGTATTTCGAATAGCTTTGACGTCATTAAGCTATCTGAAAAATGATG CTGCTGGTCGTTTACAAGAATTGGCGCTTTCTCTTGCACTGAGGTGTGTATCATTTGACTTTGTCGGAACTTCAATTGATGAAAGCACAGAGGAGTTTGGTACAGTCCAG ATTCCAACTTCCTGGAGGTCAGTATTGGAGGATTCTTCCACGTTGCAGATATTTTTCGATTATTATGGTAGTACAGAGTCACCACTTTCGAAAGAG GCACTTGAGTGCTTGGTGCGATTGGCTTCTGTGAGGCGCTCTCTGTTCACAAGTGATGCTACACGCTCTAATTTTTTAGCTCATTTGATGACGGGAACCAAAGAAATTCTTCAAACTGGAAATG GTCTTGCTGATCATGATAATTACCACGTATTCTGCCGTCTACTTGGGCGTTTCAGGTTGAATTATCAG CTTTCAGAGCTTGTGAAGATGGACGGTTATGGTGAGTGGATACAGTTGGTGGCGGAGTTTACACTTAAATCTCTCCAGTCATGGCAG TGGGCCAGCAGCAGCGTGTACTACCTCCTTGGAATGTGGTCTAGATTAGTAGCATCTGTCCCATACTTGAAGGGTGATTCACCAAGTCTACTTGATGAATTTGTACCTAAAATTACTGAGGGTTTTATCATCTCCAGATTCAACTCCGTCCAG GCTAGCGTCCTCGATGATCAGACCGATCATCCTTTGGATAAAGTTGAAGTCCTACAggatgagcttgattgttttccTTACCTTTGCAGATTTCAG TATGAAAGAACtggtacatatataataaacacaatGGAGCCTCTTCTGCAATCATATACG GAAAGAGGGCAACTACAGTTTGCTGACAATTCGGAACTAGCATTTATTGAAGCAAAACTGTCATGGGTTGTTCATATTGTTGCCGCTGTTGTTAAAATAAAGCAGTGCAGCGGTTGTAG TGTGGAGACGCAAGAGGTGCTTGATGCAGAACTCTCCGCTCGTGTTTTGCGGCTAGTAAATGTTATGGACAGTGGACTCCATAGACAGGTATTACATCTGTATGATGCAa GTATTACATCT AGTGAAGAAGTCATTGGTCACACGCTAAGTTTGTTTTTGGAGTTGGCATCTGG ATACATGACCGGGAAGCTGCTTTTGAAGCTGGACACCGTGACCTTTATTATTTCTAATCACACT AGGGAGCACTTTCCATTCTTAGAAGAGTATAGATGCTCTCGCAGCAGAACAACATTTTACTACACTATTGGCTGGTTGATTTTCATGGAGGATAGCTCAATAAAGTTCAAGACTTCTATGGAACCTCTTCTACAG GTTTTCCGCACCCTGGAATCAACACCAGATTCTATGTTTCGCACTGATGCTGTGAAGTTTGCTGTGATCGGATTGATGAGGGATTTGAGAGGAATTGCTATGGCTACTAGCAG CCGGAGAAGTTATGGTCTTTTGTTTGACTGGCTCTATCCTGCACATATGCCACTTCTTTTGAGAGGGATCTCACATTGGTTCGACACACCAGAG GTTACGACCCCACTGTTGAAGTTCATGGCTGAGTTAGTGCATAACAAAACCCAGCGCCTTACCTTTGATTCTTCGTCTCCAAATGGCATCCTGCTTTTCCGGGAAGTCAGTAAATTGATCGTGGCTTATGGTTCAAGGATTTTAGCCCTTCCAAATGTTGCGGATATATATGCCTTCAAATACAAGGGGATCTGGGTTTCACTGACAATTCTGTCAAGAG CGCTCTCTGGAAATTATTGCAACTTTGGTGTGTTTGAACTCTATGGCGATCGGGCTCTTGCGGATGCACTTGATATCGCGTTGAAGATGACCTTAGCAATACCCTTGGCTGATATATTAGCATATCGCAAG CTTACAAAGGCATACTTTGGTTTCGTCGAGGTTTTGTGTGCCAGTCACATTACCTTCATATTGAAACTAGATACTGCCACCTTTATGCATCTCGTAGGTTCCCTTGAATCTGGACTCAAGGGTTTGGACACAAGTATTTCATCACAG TGTGCAATAGCTGTCGACAATCTTGCTTCATATTATTTCAATAACATCACAATGGGTGAGGCACCTACTTCTCCCGCTTCTATTCGTTTGGCACAGCACATTGCAGACTGCCCGAGTTTGTTTCCCGAG ATATTGAAGACACTGTTTGAAATAGTTCTATTCGAGGACTGTGGCAATCAGTGGAGTCTCAGCAGGCCAATGTTAAGCTTGATTCTTATAAGTGAGCAg ATTTTCTCTGATCTGAAAGCTAAGATCCTCTCATCACAG CCCGTGGATCAACACCAGCGACTCTCTACCTGCTTTGACAGTCTTATGACAGACATATCAAGGGGGGTAGATTCGAAGAACAGAGACAAGTTTACTCAGAACTTGACCCTTTTCAGACACGAGTTCCGCGTTAAATAG
- the LOC104768806 gene encoding cyclin-B1-2, with translation MATRAANVPEQVRGAPLVDGLKIQNKNGAAKNRRALGDIGNLVSVPGVQGGKAQPQINRPITRSFRAQLLANAQIERKPINVDNKVVGPKRQPLATRNPEAPKAVQKKNLVVKQQQQGKAVAEVVESKKEVTKKKEAAALSPKNKKVTYSSVLSARSKAACGIANKPKILDIDESDKDNHLAAVEYVDDMYSYYKEVEKESQAKMYMHIQTEMNEKMRAILIDWLLEVHIKFELNLETLYLTVNIIDRFLSVKAVPKRELQLLGISALLIASKYEEIWPPQVNDLVYVTDNAYSSKQILVMEKTILGNLEWYLTVPTQYVFLVRFIKASMSDPEMENMVHFLAELGMMHYDTLMFCPSMLAASAVYTARCSLNKSPAWTDTLQFHTGYTESEIMDCSKLLAFLHSRCGESRLRAVYKKYSKAENGGVALVSAAKSLLSAASDLKKPSSS, from the exons ATGGCGACGAGAGCAGCAAACGTACCTGAACAAGTCCGAG GTGCTCCTCTCGTTGATGGTTTGAAGATTCAGAACAAGAACGGTGCTGCGAAGAATCGTCGTGCTCTAGGCGACATAGGGAATCTCGTATCAGTCCCCGGAGTTCAAGGAGGAAAGGCACAACCTCAGATCAACCGACCCATTACTCGAAGCTTCCGTGCTCAGCTATTAGCCAATGCCCAAATCGAAAGAAAGCCAATCAATGTAGACAACAAGGTTGTTGGCCCAAAGAGACAACCTCTCGCTACAAGAAACCCAGAAGCACCAAAAGCGGTTCAGAAGAAGAACTTGGTTGTTAAGCAGCAACAACAGGGGAAAGCTGTTGCTGAAGTGGTTGAGTCAAAGAAGGAGGTGACTAAAAAGAAGGAAGCGGCGGCTTTGTCACCTAAGAATAAGAAAGTGACGTACTCGTCTGTTCTTAGTGCTCGGAGCAAAGCTGCTTGTGGTATAGCTAACAAACCGAAGATTCTTGATATTGATGAGTCTGACAAGGATAACCATTTGGCTGCGGTGgagtatgttgatgatatgtaCTCGTACTATAAAGAAGTGGAGAAGGAGAGCCAGGCTAAGATGTACATGCATATTCAGACTGAGATGAATGAGAAGATGAGAGCCATCTTGATTGATTGGTTACTAGAAGTTCACATCAAGTTTGAGCTTAACCTTGAAACTCTTTACCTCACTGTCAACATCATTGATCGATTCCTCTCTGTGAAAGCTGTCCCCAAGAGAGAGTTACAGCTTCTGGGAATTAGTGCCTTGCTTATCGCTTCCAAATATGAAGAAATCTGGCCACCACAG GTTAACGATCTGGTGTATGTCACGGACAATGCTTACAGTAGCAAACAGATCCTAGTGATGGAGAAGACTATTCTTGGAAACCTCGAATGGTATTTGACAGTCCCGACTCAATACGTGTTCCTTGTCCGCTTCATCAAAGCTTCGATGTCTGATCCAGAA ATGGAGAATATGGTACACTTTCTCGCTGAATTGGGGATGATGCATTACGACACCTTGATGTTCTGTCCCTCGATGCTTGCTGCTTCAGCTGTTTACACAGCAAGGTGCTCACTGAACAAGTCCCCTGCTTGGACTGATACATTGCAATTCCACACCGGCTACACAGAATCTGAGATTAT GGACTGCTCAAAGCTTCTTGCTTTTCTACACTCGAGATGCGGTGAGAGCAGGCTGCGTGCGGTGTACAAGAAGTACTCAAAGGCCGAGAATGGAGGTGTAGCTTTGGTTTCAGCAGCCAAGTCTCTCTTGAGCGCTGCGTCTGATTTGAagaagccttcttcttcttag
- the LOC104768807 gene encoding splicing factor SF3a60 homolog produces the protein MSSTLLEQTRSSHEEVERLERLIVQDLQTEPPSSKDRLVQGHRVRHMIESIMLTTNKLVETYEDKDGAREDEIAALGGGQAAFSAFYDRLKEIREYHKRHLSGRLVDANEDYEALLKEEPVISFSGEEGVGRYLDLHDMYNQYINSRFGERVEYSAYLDVFSRPEKIPHKLKLSRQYRKYMEALLEYLVDFFQRTEPLQDLDRILSRVETDFEEQYANGKVEGWENHSQESELISSQHTVIDLDYYTTVEELLDVGPEKLKEALGALGLKVGGTPQQRAERLFLTKHTPLEKLDKKHFAKPLHNGKQNGDVKSTQQSENAKEIALTETKVKKLCQLLDETIERTKQNIVKKQSLTYEEMEGEREGEEANAESESDDEDGDIYNPLKLPMGWDGKPIPYWLYKLHGLGQEFKCDICGDYSYWGRRAFERHFKEWRHQHGMRCLGIPNTKNFNEITSIEEAKELWKRIQERQGENKWRPELEEEYEDREGNIYNKKTYSDLQRQGLI, from the exons ATGTCTTCGACTCTCCTCGAGCAAACTCGCTCCAGTCATGAAGAGGTTGAAAGGTTGGAGCGATTAATTGTTCAAGATCTACAGACTGAGCCACCTTCCAGCAAGGACAGATTGGTCCAGGGACATCGTGTTCGTCACATGATTGAATCTATCATGCTCACCACTAACAAACTT GTTGAAACCTATGAGGATAAGGATGGGGCAAGGGAAGATGAGATAGCAGCGCTTGGTGGTGGCCAGGCTGCGTTTAGTGCATTTTACGATCGTTTGAAAGAG ATACGTGAATATCATAAAAGGCACCTTTCTGGACGTCTTGTTGATGCTAATGAAGATTATGAAGCACTCCTGAAGGAGGAACCTGTTATTTCGTTCAGTGGAGAG GAAGGTGTTGGTCGGTACTTGGACTTACATGATATGTATAACCAGTACATCAACTCTAGATTTGGGGAAAGGGTTGAATATTCTGCTTACCTTGATGTTTTTTCTAGACCAGAGAAAATACCGCATAAACTAAAGCTATCGAG GCAATACAGGAAGTATATGGAAGCACTGCTAGAGTACTTGGTCGACTTTTTCCAGCGAACCGAGCCATTGCAAGATCTTGACCGCATACTTTCTAGG GTTGAAACTGATTTCGAAGAGCAATACGCGAATGGAAAAGTAGAAGGCTGGGAGAACCATAGCCAGGAAAGTGAGCTTATTTCATCTCAGCATACTGTCATAGATCTGGATTACTACACTACAGTCGAGGAACTGCTAGATGTGGGTCCTGAAAAGCTAAAGGAG GCATTGGGGGCATTAGGACTGAAGGTTGGTGGTACACCGCAGCAGCGTGCCGAGAGACTTTTCCTGACAAAG CATACGCCTTTGGAAAAGCTGGATAAGAAACATTTTGCCAAACCTCTACACAATGGGAAACAAAACGGAGACGTAAAATCAACGCAGCAGTCAGAAAATGCTAAAGAGATTGCACTAACAGAGACCAAAGTGAAGAAACTCTGCCAATTACTTGATGAG ACAATCgaaaggacaaaacaaaacattgtaaAGAAACAGTCCTTGACATATGAAGAAATGGAGGGAGAACGAGAAGGGGAGGAAGCTAATGCCGAGTCAGAAAGTGATGACGAGGACGGTGATATTTACAATCCGCTGAAGCTGCCAATGGGTTGGGATGGGAAGCCTATACCATACTGGCTCTACAAACTTCATGGCCTGGGCCAG GAGTTTAAATGCGACATATGTGGGGACTATAGTTACTGGGGAAGAAGGGCTTTTGAGAGACATTTTAAAGAATGGAGACACCAGCACGGAATGCGTTGCCTAGGAATACCTAACACAAAGAACTTCAATGAGATCACTTCAATTGAG GAAGCGAAAGAATTGTGGAAGAGGATACAGGAGAGGCAAGGAGAGAACAAATGGAGGCCAGAACTCGAAGAGGAGTATGAAGATCGTGAAGGTAACATTTACAACAAGAAGACTTACTCTGATCTCCAGCGCCAAGGTCTCATCTGA
- the LOC104768805 gene encoding sorting nexin 1 produces MESTEQPRSISGSMQSPRSPSLQPYLSVSVTDPVKLGNGVQAYISYRVITKTNLPEYQGPEKIVIRRYSDFVWLRDRLFEKYKGIFIPPLPEKSAVEKFRFSAEFIEMRRAALDIFVNRIALHPELQHSEDLRTFLQADEETMDRFRFQETGIFKKPADLMQMFRDVQSKVSDAVLGKEKPVEETTAAYEKLKHYIFELENHLAEAQKHAYRLVKRHRELGQSLLDFGKAVKLLGACEGEPTGKAFSDLGTKSELLSIKLQKEAQQVLMNFEEPLKDYVRYVQSIKATIAERGTAFKQHCELAETTKLKEINLDKLMLTRSDKVGEAEIEYREIKAESEEATRRFERIVTRMEEEIVRFQEQKTEEMGVAFHQFAKGQARLACSIADAWKSLLPKLEASSAV; encoded by the exons ATGGAGAGCACAGAGCAGCCGAGAAGCATCTCGGGATCGATGCAGAGCCCTAGATCTCCGTCTTTGCAGCCGTATTTGTCTGTCTCCGTCACAGATCCTGTCAAATTAGGCAATGGCGTACAAGCTTACATCTCTTACCGAGTTATCACCAAG ACCAACTTGCCGGAGTATCAAGGACCTGAGAAGATTGTTATCAGACGATACAGTGATTTCGTCTGGTTAAGGGATCGGCTTTTTGAGAAATACAAGGGCATTTTCATTCCTCCTCTCCCAGAGAAGAGTGCTGTAG AAAAATTCCGTTTTAGTGCCGAATTTATTGAAATGAGGCGAGCAGCATTGGATATATTTGTTAATCGAATAGCATTGCACCCTGAGCTTCAGCATAGTGAGGATCTTAGGACCTTTTTGCAAGCAGATGAAGAG ACAATGGACAGATTCAGGTTTCAGGAAACTGGTATATTCAAGAAGCCTGCAGATCTAATGCAAATGTTTAGG GATGTCCAGTCAAAAGTTAGTGATGCTGTCCTTGGAAAGGAAAAACCTGTTGAAGAAACTACTGCTGCATATGAGAAGcttaaacattatatttttgaGCTCGAGAACCACTTGGCTGAGGCGCAGAAGCATGCATATCGCCTTGTCAAGAGGCATAGAG AGTTGGGTCAGTCACTGTTGGATTTTGGCAAGGCTGTAAAACTTCTTGGGGCTTGTGAGGGTGAACCTACAGGAAAAGCATTTTCCGATCTTGGAACTAAATCTGAATTGCTATCGATTAAGCTCCAGAAAGAG GCTCAACAAGTCCTGATGAACTTTGAGGAACCCTTGAAGGACTATGTTCGTTATGTACAATCGATTAAG GCAACAATAGCAGAACGAGGGACTGCTTTCAAGCAACATTGTGAATTGGCAGAAACAACGaagttaaaagaaataaatct TGACAAACTCATGCTCACACGTTCAGACAAAGTAGGAGAAGCTGAGATCGAGTACAGAGAG ATAAAAGCAGAAAGTGAGGAAGCCACGAGAAGATTCGAGAGGATAGTGACAAGAATGGAGGAGGAGATAGTAAGATTTCAAGAGCAGAAGACGGAAGAGATGGGAGTCGCATTCCATCAGTTTGCGAAAGGACAGGCTCGCTTAGCATGCAGTATTGCTGATGCTTGGAAATCCCTTCTTCCAAAACTTGAAGCTTCTTCTGCTGTCTAA
- the LOC104768804 gene encoding uncharacterized protein LOC104768804, translating into MTCFSSATTPHRHHHLLLPPPSTSKSLLRFPSSYLKPTRNLLFHGSSRSLLSCSDGSNNGPPPPPSGDAVPNNFCIIEGSETVQDFVQMQLQEIQDNIRSRRNKIFLLMEEVRRLRVQQRIKNVKAINENSELEVTEMPEIPSSIPFLPNVTPKTLKQLYLTSVAFISGIIVFGGLIAPNLELKVGLGGTSYEDFIRGMHLPLQLSQVDPIVASFSGGAVGVISTLMLIEANNVKQQEKKRCKYCLGTGYLPCARCSASGVCFSIDPITKPRASNRRLQVATTKRCLNCSGAGKVMCPTCLCTGMVTASEHDPRFDPFD; encoded by the exons atgacgTGCTTCTCTTCAGCTACTACTCCTCATcgccatcatcatcttcttcttcctcctccctcAACTTCCAAATCCCTACTCCGATTTCCATCTTCTTATCTCAAACCTACCCGTAATCTTCTCTTCCATGGCTCATCTCGCTCTCTCCTCTCCTGTTCTGACGGCAGCAACAACggacctcctcctcctccctccGGTGACGCCGTTCCAAA TAACTTCTGTATAATTGAAGGATCAGAGACAGTGCAAGATTTCGTACAGATGCAGCTACAGGAAATCCAAGATAACATAAGGAGTAGACGCAATAAGATCTTTCTTCTCATGGAAGAAGTGAGGAGGTTACGAGTCCAGCAACGTATCAAGAATGTTAAAGCCATTAACGAGAATAGCGAGCTCGAGGTTACTGAGATGCCTGAGATCCCTTCCTCCATTCCCTTTCTCCCTAATGTG ACACCAAAGACTTTGAAACAACTCTACTTGACCAGTGTCGCATTCATTTCTGGAATTATCGTCTTTGGTGGTCTCATTGCACCTAAT CTGGAACTAAAGGTAGGACTTGGAGGAACCTCTTATGAAGATTTTATAAGGGGCATGCATCTACCCTTACAGTTAAG CCAGGTAGATCCGATTGTGGCATCTTTTTCTGGCGGGGCCGTGGGAGTCATTTCAACCTTGATGCTAATCGAAGCTAACAATGTTAaacaacaagagaagaagaggtgcAAGTACTGCCTTGGGActg GATACTTGCCATGCGCTCGATGTTCAGCTAGTGGTGTGTGCTTCAGCATTGATCCCATAACTAAACCTAGAGCTTCAAACCGGCGTCTGCAAGTCGCGACAACAAAAAGGTGTCTTAATTGTTCCGGCGCAGGAAAG GTGATGTGTCCGACGTGTCTTTGCACTGGGATGGTCACGGCTAGTGAGCATGACCCCCGCTTTGACCCTTTCGATTAG
- the LOC104772139 gene encoding sucrose transport protein SUC8-like yields the protein MSDLQEKNTKATLYRQSSSSSSTDLDDGPAPLRKMIAVTSIAAGIQFGWALQLSLLTPYVQLLGVPHKWSSLIWLCGPVSGLLVQPTVGYFSDRCQSRFGRRRPFIATGALLVAVAVFLIGYAADIGHRMGDKLDDHVKSSAVGIFALGFWILDVANNTLQGPCRAFLGDLAAGDARKTVSERETRAIYQIN from the exons ATGAGTGACctccaagaaaaaaatactaaagcGACTCTGTATAgacagtcttcttcttcatcctcaacGGATCTTGATGATGGGCCGGCGCCGCTGAGAAAGATGATCGCGGTTACTTCTATCGCCGCCGGTATACAGTTCGGTTGGGCTCTTCAGTTGTCTCTCCTAACTCCGTACGTGCAACTTCTTGGTGTTCCACATAAATGGTCATCTCTTATTTGGCTATGTGGTCCTGTGTCCGGCCTGCTTGTTCAGCCAACCGTCGGTTATTTCAGTGACCGTTGTCAGTCGAGATTCGGTCGTCGTCGTCCTTTCATCGCCACCGGTGCTTTGCTTGTCGCCGTTGCTGTTTTCCTAATCGGATACGCGGCTGATATCGGACACAGAATGGGAGACAAACTCGACGACCATGTAAAGTCAAGTGCCGTCGGTATCTTCGCTCTCGGTTTCTGGATCCTTGACGTGGCTAACAACACTCTCCAAGGACCTTGTCGAGCTTTCCTCGGCGATTTAGCAGCTGGAGACGCTAGGAAAAC AGTCAGCGAGAGAGAGACTCGTGCTATATATCAAATCAACTAG